One Prolixibacteraceae bacterium DNA segment encodes these proteins:
- a CDS encoding UvrD-helicase domain-containing protein: MKKISLDQEQLSLAKFNSSGPFAIKGIAGSGKTTVGLKRLQYLRTKATSEDKILVVTYHKVLTDYLKYLGDEGEDIFEEEVLDNQELFQHKKEEDKKPCGVDIINIDKLVHQYYSKYRDLKKNHKHYKSLPRFTSPYRDLHETFMQSLEILKDRYPDSKVLKRDYNFLKKEIDFINNCRIVSEKSYQIFSRVGRNRNEEQKYTIPKKSQARRELFELRREYNNNLIIQGKMDFPVMRLLAIRYISENPPMCYQHIIIDECQDLDRSRMDFLKFFLKDNNTTTATFLYDNAQSIYEGSWLGNGHAFSSLGINILGNRSRILKYNYRTTYEIQSAAQSLIKHNNYKQEIEPVMINKGGVKPFLAECKTQADHDKYIIDTIKNQERNLDLKDIIVACRTNQEAERLTLVISDSGIDCTHFRSSQNNFKNNTVRVMTINCTKGLESEMVILANLNKDVIPVNSKDPIQALQDLRILYVGMTRASNILHLVSYEESSPFIQNMPLDSFKLVDLEQYQEFVLLEKDMKQEVRSLISQLMDELALFEQIRNEYRPESNFQECFENLMTGVINIERITDKAEEIHVKLDQNSSLKNLISSFIETCLLKKHLAREEMMKFSRCPFKMESRKKNLEKRYPYFSEESIQSLASIGHLTQQNQKESIDYSSFISGFSKILEIELHNIFEERSYFDNANFEGTKQFGSGTYKLYDILKYIYHHVSGTLNDINESLEYINFRKQRNKATHAHCVRLEEYEVIEKEMLRPNGIIDMLHDQLEKE; this comes from the coding sequence ATGAAAAAAATTTCCCTTGACCAAGAACAATTAAGCTTGGCAAAGTTTAATAGTAGTGGTCCTTTTGCGATTAAAGGAATTGCAGGCAGTGGAAAGACTACTGTCGGGCTAAAGAGACTTCAATATTTAAGAACAAAAGCCACTTCTGAAGATAAAATATTGGTAGTGACATACCATAAAGTTCTCACAGATTATCTCAAATACTTAGGCGATGAGGGAGAAGATATATTCGAAGAGGAGGTCCTTGATAATCAAGAACTATTCCAACATAAAAAAGAGGAGGACAAAAAGCCTTGTGGGGTGGATATCATCAATATAGATAAGTTAGTACATCAATATTACAGTAAATATAGAGACCTCAAAAAGAACCATAAGCACTATAAAAGCTTACCAAGATTCACCTCTCCCTATCGCGATCTCCACGAAACATTTATGCAAAGTTTGGAGATACTAAAAGATCGATATCCTGACAGCAAAGTGTTAAAAAGAGATTATAACTTTCTCAAAAAAGAGATCGATTTCATCAATAATTGTAGGATTGTTTCAGAGAAGAGTTACCAGATATTTAGTCGTGTAGGGAGAAACAGAAACGAAGAACAGAAATATACGATTCCGAAGAAGTCTCAAGCAAGAAGAGAGTTGTTCGAATTACGAAGAGAGTATAACAACAATTTGATCATTCAGGGCAAAATGGATTTTCCTGTGATGCGTCTATTGGCCATTCGTTATATCTCGGAAAATCCTCCAATGTGTTACCAGCACATCATTATCGATGAGTGTCAAGATTTAGATCGTTCACGAATGGACTTTTTAAAATTCTTCCTAAAAGATAATAATACAACGACAGCAACTTTTCTCTACGACAATGCCCAAAGCATCTATGAGGGATCGTGGCTCGGAAACGGGCATGCTTTTAGCAGCCTTGGGATCAACATATTGGGCAATAGAAGTAGGATACTAAAATATAATTACCGCACTACTTACGAGATACAGTCTGCTGCACAAAGCTTGATTAAGCACAACAATTACAAACAAGAGATTGAACCTGTAATGATCAATAAGGGAGGAGTAAAGCCATTCCTTGCCGAGTGTAAGACGCAAGCGGATCATGACAAATATATCATAGACACCATCAAAAATCAGGAGCGCAATCTAGACTTAAAAGATATTATTGTTGCATGTAGAACAAACCAAGAGGCGGAGCGTTTGACTCTTGTCATTTCAGATAGTGGTATTGATTGCACCCATTTCCGAAGTAGTCAAAACAACTTTAAGAACAATACGGTTCGTGTGATGACCATTAACTGTACCAAAGGGTTAGAGAGTGAGATGGTGATTCTTGCCAACCTCAACAAAGATGTAATTCCTGTCAATTCCAAAGATCCGATACAAGCACTTCAAGACCTTCGCATTCTCTATGTTGGGATGACTAGAGCTTCAAATATTCTTCATCTGGTATCGTACGAAGAGAGCTCGCCATTCATCCAAAATATGCCTCTTGACTCTTTCAAATTAGTCGACCTAGAGCAGTATCAAGAGTTTGTCCTTCTAGAGAAGGATATGAAGCAAGAAGTGCGCTCGTTGATTTCACAATTAATGGATGAGTTGGCACTGTTTGAGCAGATCCGAAACGAGTATAGACCCGAAAGTAACTTTCAAGAGTGCTTTGAGAATCTCATGACAGGGGTCATTAATATTGAAAGAATAACGGATAAAGCAGAAGAGATCCATGTTAAGTTGGATCAGAACAGTTCTCTTAAAAATCTTATCAGCTCCTTTATCGAGACCTGTTTGTTAAAGAAACATCTTGCAAGAGAAGAGATGATGAAGTTCTCACGTTGCCCATTTAAAATGGAATCTCGTAAAAAGAACTTGGAAAAGAGGTATCCATATTTTAGCGAAGAGAGTATCCAATCCTTGGCTTCCATTGGACATCTCACCCAACAAAACCAAAAAGAGTCTATAGACTATAGCTCTTTTATTAGCGGCTTCTCTAAAATACTGGAGATAGAGCTTCACAATATTTTTGAAGAAAGAAGCTACTTCGACAACGCCAATTTTGAGGGGACCAAACAGTTTGGTTCAGGAACCTATAAACTATACGATATTCTAAAATATATCTACCATCATGTTTCGGGAACATTAAACGATATTAACGAAAGTTTGGAGTATATAAATTTCCGTAAACAACGAAATAAAGCGACCCATGCACATTGTGTTCGTTTGGAAGAATATGAGGTCATCGAAAAAGAGATGCTGAGACCCAATGGAATTATTGATATGTTGCACGATCAATTAGAAAAGGAATAG
- a CDS encoding efflux RND transporter permease subunit yields the protein MSLTKYAIEKNRITFTMLLVIIVMGLQIYKSLPRDSMPPYTVRVATIVSQFPGASPERVEQLVTDKVEKKVQEIPEMKEISSTSRTGLSVVTIKLYDKVTPEKLQAVWDKVRRKLDEIDDLPDNVQPRLKDDDVGVVYGIMVGVISDGFSYKEMKDCADALKDKLIKLDDAARVELGGTQDERIFVSYDEAKLQEYGLTSSKLQSMISNTNILNSGGMVEMNQERIILEPTGNFNSVDDIRNLLIPVGSKGQVVMLKDIAEVSAGYVEPASSLVRVDGKKALSLSVSLKEGANIIQLGEEVDRVVNKWNEHLPYGLEVKRLASMDTYVDKSIKNFISNLIQSIVIVLLVMLLFLGFRTGVVVASLIPIVTIMTLLIMGLMGVGLNQVTLAALIMALGMMVDNAIVVSESIMVRMDQGESAKDAAIASCKELAIPLFISTLTTSVAFLSFFLADSVMGDIMGPIFVVITIALLSSWLIAMTITAMFCALFLKVKKASKEEESQKRPFVDRIFDRITDFYKQYIVKLLPRKGLVVTVVILLFFVSIWAFRFIPFTFFPDSDRNMITIDINLPLGTKVERTSEVVSLIEQYMNDSLLVSEDRKEGVVDFSSFIGQGPFSYDLGYSQDEANSSYAHMLVNTTSFEVNQKMINKLDAFGFIHFPNADIRVGFLKGGGGGTPIEIKVQGDNPDILAELSESIKLKLTQVNGTKNVKDDWGPKSKKLVIDIDQNKARMAQITNQDIATSLRTVLDGFKTGDYREDDKSIPILLRHEGSQKIDFEKLKNINVYSQTSGKSIPLSQVAQIVPLWQYNKYLRLDLVRSINVSSELNSDGNAASIMKTMVPWLEKEKKSWPEGYRYELGGDSENTAENMAAVFKYLPLTAFLILLLLVIQFNSYKKMILVVSTIPLGVIGVVFGLIVFRSYFGFMAFLGMISLAGIVINNAIVLIDRIEIEMSENGKSRKQAVIDAGVQRLRPILLTTFTTSLGLIPLYLGGGLIWEPMAISLMIGLLFGTMITLVFIPSLYALFYRIKY from the coding sequence ATGAGTTTAACAAAGTATGCAATTGAAAAAAATCGTATCACTTTTACCATGCTTTTGGTGATTATAGTGATGGGATTGCAGATATATAAAAGTTTGCCAAGAGATAGTATGCCTCCTTATACTGTTCGTGTGGCAACGATTGTATCCCAGTTTCCTGGTGCAAGTCCTGAAAGGGTAGAGCAGTTGGTAACCGACAAGGTGGAGAAAAAAGTACAAGAGATTCCTGAAATGAAGGAGATATCTAGTACTTCACGCACAGGTCTCTCTGTGGTAACAATAAAACTATATGATAAAGTTACCCCTGAAAAGCTTCAAGCTGTGTGGGATAAAGTGCGCAGAAAATTAGATGAGATTGATGATTTACCTGACAATGTTCAACCACGACTAAAAGATGATGATGTCGGAGTGGTTTATGGTATTATGGTTGGAGTCATTAGTGACGGTTTTAGTTATAAGGAGATGAAGGATTGTGCTGATGCCCTTAAAGACAAACTGATAAAACTAGATGATGCTGCGCGTGTGGAGCTGGGAGGAACCCAAGATGAACGTATCTTTGTGTCATATGACGAAGCAAAACTACAAGAGTATGGACTTACCTCTTCGAAGCTTCAAAGCATGATATCCAACACCAATATTCTTAATTCAGGAGGGATGGTTGAAATGAACCAAGAGCGAATTATTCTTGAGCCTACTGGTAACTTCAATTCTGTGGACGACATTCGCAACCTATTGATTCCTGTTGGAAGCAAAGGTCAAGTAGTAATGCTCAAAGATATTGCAGAAGTTTCTGCAGGGTATGTAGAGCCTGCCAGTTCATTGGTCCGTGTAGATGGGAAGAAGGCTCTATCGCTCTCAGTATCTCTTAAAGAAGGAGCCAATATTATTCAATTGGGTGAGGAGGTCGATCGTGTTGTTAATAAATGGAATGAGCATCTGCCATATGGACTAGAAGTGAAGCGCCTTGCCTCTATGGATACTTATGTAGATAAAAGTATTAAAAACTTCATCTCAAACCTGATTCAGTCTATCGTAATTGTGCTTTTGGTGATGTTGCTGTTTTTAGGCTTCCGTACAGGGGTGGTGGTTGCTAGTTTGATTCCAATCGTGACGATTATGACGTTGTTAATCATGGGATTGATGGGAGTCGGTTTGAACCAGGTTACTTTGGCTGCCTTGATTATGGCACTGGGGATGATGGTAGACAATGCCATTGTTGTTTCCGAGTCCATTATGGTTCGAATGGATCAGGGGGAAAGTGCCAAAGATGCTGCTATTGCTTCATGTAAAGAGTTGGCAATACCGCTGTTTATCTCCACTCTGACGACCTCTGTTGCATTCCTCTCTTTCTTCTTAGCCGATTCGGTGATGGGAGATATTATGGGGCCAATCTTTGTAGTAATTACGATTGCTTTATTGTCCTCATGGTTAATTGCGATGACCATCACTGCAATGTTTTGTGCACTATTCCTTAAGGTGAAAAAGGCATCAAAAGAGGAGGAGTCACAGAAAAGACCTTTTGTGGATCGAATATTTGATCGTATTACCGATTTCTACAAACAATATATTGTGAAGCTACTACCCCGAAAAGGGTTGGTTGTTACCGTAGTGATCTTATTGTTCTTTGTGTCGATATGGGCATTCCGTTTTATCCCATTTACCTTCTTTCCTGATAGTGATCGTAATATGATTACTATCGACATCAATCTTCCTTTAGGAACGAAGGTGGAGAGAACTTCTGAAGTCGTCAGTCTTATTGAGCAATATATGAACGACTCCTTGTTGGTTTCTGAGGATCGTAAAGAGGGTGTCGTAGACTTCTCCTCATTTATTGGTCAAGGTCCTTTTTCATACGATTTAGGTTATTCGCAAGATGAAGCAAACTCATCGTATGCACATATGTTGGTTAATACCACCTCTTTCGAAGTAAATCAAAAGATGATCAATAAACTGGATGCTTTTGGTTTTATACATTTCCCTAATGCAGATATTCGCGTAGGTTTCCTTAAAGGAGGAGGTGGAGGTACCCCTATTGAAATTAAGGTACAAGGAGATAATCCAGATATCTTAGCGGAGCTATCAGAGTCTATCAAGTTAAAGCTTACTCAAGTCAATGGAACCAAGAATGTGAAGGATGACTGGGGACCAAAATCTAAAAAGTTGGTTATTGATATCGATCAGAATAAAGCTCGAATGGCACAAATTACAAACCAAGATATTGCCACTTCGTTGCGAACTGTCTTAGATGGTTTCAAAACAGGAGACTATCGTGAAGATGATAAATCGATACCTATTCTATTGCGTCATGAAGGAAGTCAAAAGATCGATTTCGAGAAACTTAAAAATATCAATGTCTACTCTCAAACGTCAGGAAAATCAATTCCTCTTTCACAAGTGGCTCAGATTGTTCCTTTGTGGCAATACAACAAGTATCTTCGCCTTGACTTGGTGCGTAGTATCAATGTGTCTAGTGAACTGAACAGCGACGGAAATGCTGCATCCATCATGAAGACCATGGTGCCATGGCTTGAAAAAGAGAAGAAGAGTTGGCCTGAAGGGTATCGTTATGAGCTTGGTGGAGATAGTGAAAATACTGCAGAAAACATGGCTGCCGTTTTCAAATACCTTCCTTTGACAGCATTCTTAATCCTTCTTCTTTTAGTGATTCAGTTTAACTCTTATAAGAAGATGATTCTCGTTGTCTCTACGATCCCATTAGGAGTGATCGGTGTCGTTTTTGGTCTAATAGTGTTCCGATCTTATTTTGGTTTTATGGCCTTCTTGGGGATGATCTCTCTTGCTGGTATTGTCATCAACAATGCGATTGTGTTGATCGACCGGATTGAGATAGAGATGTCGGAGAATGGGAAAAGTAGAAAACAGGCTGTGATCGATGCAGGGGTGCAGAGGTTACGTCCAATTCTACTAACCACTTTTACCACTTCCCTCGGTTTAATTCCACTATATCTTGGGGGTGGATTGATTTGGGAACCAATGGCAATCTCTTTAATGATAGGACTCCTATTTGGTACGATGATTACTTTGGTATTTATCCCTTCGCTCTATGCGTTGTTCTACCGTATTAAATATTAA
- the ovoA gene encoding 5-histidylcysteine sulfoxide synthase, protein MMKSLLTQGALKTVTLDGGDITKKREDILSYLDQAIISEETLYSCITDSLGFYKRADPLRHPLIFYYGHTACFFINKLFAAGIIEERLNRNFESIFAVGVDEMSWDDLDSKHYDWPPIGEVKQYRKQVFDLVREKIQTMNFTLPITWDSQMWIILMGIEHLRIHIETSSVLIRQLSLDYLSPISYWRNAPTSGFPPVNSMLDVNGGEVTLGKPSDYPTYGWDNEYGTKQEVVSDFKASKYLCSNAEYLAFVLDRGYSSAEYWSEEGWNWVLYTRCTSPRFWSLKSNKWRLRLLFEEIEMPWDWPVEVNCLEAEAFCRWKRAKEGVDYRLPSEAEWEKLYLQCNIPDVMDMGGDFANIGLDMYQSPCPINHFEFSDFYDVIGNVWQWTRTPIDGYEGFKVHPIYDDFSVPTFDQKHNLFKGGSWISTGNEATRYARYAFRRHFYQHAGFRYVVGTVETENDSQQMIYDRDVIDKIALEWFDTSRNMERDLADLAASLFKDPQAQKVLDVGCSTGKSSFELMRHFTNVQAADRTARLIGCGVAMQTHGRIVFCDDQIKEVVLEDYFDPDYSKNGAFFQIDFMNMKPFFNDYHLIVVSNYDMQVSYEALMEQLTDRLNPSGWIVLVHQGDEDYHKTVSAIQERCINLEFVRATTSETNYPITIWRLSE, encoded by the coding sequence ATGATGAAATCCCTACTCACCCAAGGAGCTCTTAAAACAGTGACTCTTGATGGGGGCGATATAACAAAAAAAAGAGAAGATATACTATCCTATTTAGACCAAGCAATTATCTCTGAGGAGACTCTGTACTCGTGTATTACAGACTCTCTTGGTTTCTACAAAAGGGCCGATCCTTTGCGACATCCTTTGATCTTCTATTATGGGCATACTGCCTGTTTTTTTATCAACAAACTCTTTGCTGCAGGCATTATTGAAGAGAGACTCAATCGTAACTTCGAATCGATCTTTGCTGTAGGGGTGGACGAAATGTCTTGGGACGATCTAGACTCTAAGCATTACGATTGGCCTCCAATAGGGGAGGTGAAACAGTATCGCAAGCAGGTGTTTGACTTGGTTCGTGAAAAGATTCAAACGATGAATTTCACCCTTCCTATCACATGGGACAGCCAAATGTGGATCATATTGATGGGAATAGAGCATCTTCGTATTCATATTGAAACCTCTTCGGTCCTAATCCGACAACTCTCATTAGACTATCTCTCTCCAATATCTTATTGGCGAAATGCTCCTACTAGTGGCTTCCCTCCGGTGAATAGTATGCTCGATGTCAATGGAGGAGAGGTGACTTTAGGAAAACCATCAGACTATCCAACTTATGGTTGGGATAATGAATATGGAACAAAACAGGAGGTGGTGTCGGACTTTAAGGCATCCAAATACCTGTGTTCTAATGCAGAATACCTTGCTTTTGTTCTGGATAGAGGATATAGTAGTGCAGAATATTGGAGTGAAGAGGGGTGGAATTGGGTGTTATATACACGTTGTACTAGCCCTCGCTTTTGGTCCTTGAAAAGTAATAAATGGCGACTACGACTTCTTTTTGAAGAGATCGAAATGCCATGGGACTGGCCTGTTGAGGTCAACTGCTTGGAAGCTGAAGCTTTCTGTCGTTGGAAACGTGCCAAAGAGGGAGTTGATTACCGTCTCCCATCAGAAGCCGAGTGGGAAAAACTCTATCTACAATGCAACATTCCTGATGTGATGGATATGGGGGGAGATTTTGCCAATATAGGTTTGGATATGTATCAATCTCCTTGCCCTATAAATCATTTTGAATTCTCTGACTTCTATGATGTCATCGGAAATGTATGGCAATGGACACGAACACCAATAGATGGATATGAGGGTTTTAAAGTACATCCAATATATGATGATTTTTCAGTGCCTACATTTGATCAAAAACATAATCTATTTAAAGGGGGGTCGTGGATCTCTACAGGAAACGAAGCGACTAGATACGCACGTTATGCTTTCCGTCGACACTTCTATCAGCATGCAGGATTTCGTTATGTCGTGGGGACAGTCGAAACAGAGAACGATAGCCAGCAGATGATCTATGACCGAGATGTAATAGATAAAATAGCGTTAGAGTGGTTTGATACATCAAGAAATATGGAACGAGATCTGGCTGATTTGGCAGCATCTCTATTCAAGGATCCCCAAGCACAAAAAGTGTTAGATGTAGGTTGTTCTACAGGGAAATCTTCTTTCGAATTGATGCGTCACTTTACCAATGTACAAGCAGCAGACCGAACTGCACGACTTATTGGATGTGGTGTGGCCATGCAAACGCATGGACGAATTGTTTTCTGCGACGATCAGATTAAGGAAGTGGTTCTGGAAGATTATTTTGATCCTGATTATTCGAAAAATGGAGCTTTCTTTCAGATCGATTTTATGAATATGAAACCTTTTTTCAATGACTACCATTTGATTGTCGTTTCAAACTACGATATGCAAGTGTCCTATGAAGCGCTCATGGAACAGTTGACAGATCGTTTGAATCCTTCTGGTTGGATTGTCTTGGTTCATCAAGGGGATGAAGATTATCATAAAACAGTTTCTGCTATTCAAGAAAGATGTATAAACCTAGAGTTTGTTCGGGCAACAACAAGTGAAACGAATTACCCTATCACAATATGGCGATTATCCGAATAA
- a CDS encoding efflux RND transporter periplasmic adaptor subunit produces the protein MKRSNLKYNTLTLFILGFLWIGIQGCAEKKQEKIVRLRPVKVAEVNMFGINKEASFPGHARSDQEINLSFRTSGILTTLNINNGQKVKKGQMLARIDNTEAQLALEQSIAALSSSKTALNTASSTLDRTRTLYEKGSASLSDYENAKTSYANNNANYESSLRSVEIQKKQVSYGVIFAPTDGVITRKAVELNENVSAGQVIAVLNAGSQMEVSLGLPDNMINFVKVGDPVQIEISVLKGRTFKGNIKEISPSMDAESSTYPIRVEISGETKMIKSGMAAKVRFSVAPSNQFRSLFVPIEAVGQDGKGHFVFKIVPKENNTALVKKVYVEIGAMTAQGFVMKRGLSSGDFVAVAGLQTLLNGQQVLLPSEKK, from the coding sequence ATGAAAAGAAGTAATCTTAAATATAACACCCTGACACTTTTTATTCTGGGTTTCTTATGGATTGGAATCCAGGGTTGTGCGGAGAAGAAACAGGAGAAAATTGTTCGTTTACGACCAGTAAAAGTTGCTGAAGTGAATATGTTTGGAATCAATAAAGAGGCTTCTTTTCCAGGACATGCTCGCTCCGATCAAGAGATAAATCTAAGTTTTCGGACTAGTGGTATCTTGACTACATTAAATATTAATAATGGGCAGAAGGTGAAAAAAGGGCAGATGTTAGCGCGTATTGATAATACCGAAGCGCAACTTGCTTTAGAACAATCGATCGCAGCGCTAAGTAGTTCTAAGACCGCTTTAAATACCGCTTCTTCTACTCTAGATCGTACACGTACCCTATACGAAAAAGGGAGTGCTTCTTTAAGTGATTATGAGAATGCGAAGACATCTTATGCCAACAACAATGCAAACTATGAGTCCTCTCTTCGATCTGTTGAAATTCAGAAAAAGCAGGTGTCTTATGGAGTTATTTTTGCTCCTACTGATGGGGTTATCACTCGTAAGGCAGTAGAGTTAAACGAGAATGTCAGTGCTGGACAAGTGATTGCAGTTCTTAATGCAGGCTCTCAGATGGAGGTAAGTCTCGGGCTGCCTGACAACATGATCAATTTTGTGAAAGTTGGGGATCCTGTTCAAATTGAAATATCTGTTTTAAAAGGACGAACTTTTAAAGGTAATATAAAAGAGATCTCTCCTTCGATGGATGCAGAGAGTTCTACTTATCCGATACGAGTGGAAATCTCTGGAGAAACAAAGATGATTAAATCCGGAATGGCAGCAAAAGTGCGTTTCTCAGTTGCTCCTTCTAATCAATTCAGGTCTCTATTTGTTCCTATCGAAGCCGTTGGTCAAGATGGAAAAGGTCATTTTGTCTTTAAGATTGTTCCTAAAGAGAATAATACGGCTTTGGTGAAGAAAGTATATGTGGAGATTGGTGCAATGACTGCGCAAGGTTTTGTTATGAAGCGTGGTCTATCTTCGGGTGATTTCGTCGCTGTAGCTGGTCTTCAGACTCTATTAAATGGACAGCAAGTACTGCTTCCTAGTGAGAAAAAATAA
- a CDS encoding AAA family ATPase has protein sequence MQYWHMQMHLPNGREGDSIDSIEMLMLPNPVIGTTEWENFQCENFKTAIQIGDVVCVHEGNTIIGLCRVVSDLFEDENLRQQFRQNIFRKVEVLELFQGDEKFPQPQGTLQRLVNQQSQSWKFVDEWYKKIEMSEQMKQLIDTLTFKKQVILQGPPGTGKTYSAKDMAEKLIFGEVSLDRKEQKRRLEDSEQFQLTQFHPSYSYEDFVRGIEATSHDGVIAYETKDKILASFAKRANTNLTQSQLPLDQVGREQYVLELLMDFADKVQEEIDANGPMMISNAVGIVRVEKNSFYYKGENWPNALRMRIDDLVKIEMNHAYTRQEVRKVEGISRTGIEHASYFHKLSVVFRERYQEQLSRQSVSTTPKMEVKPYVLIVDEINRANLPSVLGELIYALEYRGEAVESMYALDGDHKLVLPENLYIIGTMNTADRSVGHIDYAIRRRFAFIDMLPNSEIISQEVARELFYEVSKLFVMEENGGLKNSVHLSPDFDYKEIQLGHSYFMSKEISSSLEYEIKPILREYVKDGVLLSTALELIEALHVDGE, from the coding sequence ATGCAATATTGGCATATGCAAATGCATCTACCTAATGGTAGAGAAGGGGATTCGATTGATTCGATTGAGATGTTGATGCTTCCGAATCCTGTGATAGGGACCACCGAGTGGGAAAATTTTCAATGTGAAAACTTCAAGACTGCCATACAGATTGGGGATGTCGTTTGCGTACACGAAGGAAATACGATTATAGGGCTCTGTCGTGTTGTGTCAGATCTTTTTGAAGATGAAAATTTGAGACAACAGTTTCGACAAAATATTTTTAGAAAAGTGGAGGTTTTGGAGCTGTTTCAGGGGGATGAAAAGTTTCCGCAACCACAAGGGACCCTTCAGCGTTTGGTGAACCAACAGAGCCAATCGTGGAAATTTGTAGATGAATGGTATAAAAAAATAGAAATGAGCGAGCAAATGAAACAATTGATAGATACCCTTACTTTTAAGAAACAAGTTATTTTACAAGGACCTCCGGGAACAGGAAAAACATATTCAGCCAAGGATATGGCAGAAAAGCTTATTTTTGGAGAGGTGTCGTTGGATAGGAAGGAACAGAAAAGAAGGTTGGAGGATTCTGAACAATTTCAATTGACGCAGTTTCATCCCTCTTATAGTTATGAGGATTTCGTTCGAGGAATAGAGGCAACCTCTCACGATGGGGTTATTGCATATGAGACGAAAGATAAGATACTGGCTTCTTTTGCCAAGCGTGCGAATACGAATTTGACACAGTCTCAATTGCCCTTGGATCAGGTAGGCAGAGAGCAGTATGTATTGGAGCTGTTGATGGATTTTGCGGATAAGGTTCAAGAGGAGATTGATGCAAATGGTCCCATGATGATTTCAAATGCTGTGGGTATTGTACGTGTGGAGAAAAACTCTTTTTACTATAAAGGGGAGAATTGGCCGAATGCCCTAAGAATGAGAATAGATGACTTGGTTAAGATTGAAATGAATCATGCCTACACGCGACAAGAGGTGCGTAAGGTGGAAGGAATCTCGAGAACTGGAATAGAACATGCATCTTATTTTCATAAGCTCTCTGTTGTTTTTCGTGAAAGGTATCAAGAGCAACTATCTCGCCAAAGTGTCTCTACAACACCAAAGATGGAGGTGAAGCCTTATGTGTTGATTGTGGATGAGATCAATAGAGCAAATCTGCCTTCGGTGTTGGGAGAGTTGATATATGCTTTAGAGTATCGAGGAGAGGCTGTAGAGAGTATGTATGCATTGGATGGGGACCATAAATTGGTGCTTCCTGAAAACCTCTATATTATTGGTACAATGAATACTGCGGATCGAAGTGTGGGGCACATCGATTATGCAATCCGAAGACGATTTGCGTTTATTGATATGTTACCTAATTCGGAGATCATTTCTCAAGAAGTTGCTAGAGAACTGTTCTATGAAGTGAGCAAATTATTTGTGATGGAAGAGAATGGGGGCTTGAAGAATTCAGTACACCTGTCTCCCGATTTCGATTATAAAGAGATTCAGTTGGGGCATAGCTATTTTATGTCTAAGGAAATCTCTTCGAGTTTAGAGTATGAGATTAAACCAATTCTTCGTGAATATGTAAAGGATGGGGTGTTGCTCTCTACTGCTTTGGAACTAATAGAGGCATTGCATGTGGATGGAGAATAA